From the genome of Pirellulales bacterium, one region includes:
- a CDS encoding TIGR00266 family protein, whose amino-acid sequence MPPAARSSDEIDYEIFGQEMQYVEVTLDPEEVVIAEPGAMMYMTSGIQMETLFGDPSNKGGFWSKMMTAGKRALTGESLFITAFANHAQQREHVAFAAPYPGKILPLHLDQLGGELICQKESFICAARGIQINIAFQKRFGVGLFGGEGFIMQRLQGDGIAMVHAGGTLMRRTLTAGEKLRVDTGCLVALAPSVDYDIQFVGGIKNTLFGGEGLFFVTLTGPGDIWLQSLPFSRLAGRVLAAAPERGGGRDEGSVLGGLGRLLDGDNR is encoded by the coding sequence GTGCCTCCCGCAGCGCGAAGCTCCGACGAGATCGACTACGAAATCTTCGGCCAGGAGATGCAGTACGTCGAAGTCACGCTCGACCCCGAGGAAGTCGTCATCGCCGAACCGGGCGCCATGATGTACATGACTTCCGGTATTCAAATGGAAACCCTCTTCGGCGACCCGTCGAACAAAGGGGGCTTCTGGTCGAAGATGATGACCGCCGGCAAACGGGCCCTGACCGGCGAGTCGCTCTTCATTACCGCCTTTGCCAATCATGCGCAGCAGCGCGAGCACGTCGCGTTCGCCGCGCCGTATCCGGGCAAGATCTTGCCACTGCACCTCGACCAGTTAGGGGGCGAGCTGATCTGCCAGAAAGAATCGTTCATCTGCGCGGCGCGTGGCATTCAGATCAACATCGCGTTTCAAAAGCGCTTCGGCGTGGGCCTCTTCGGTGGCGAAGGTTTTATCATGCAGCGGCTTCAAGGCGACGGCATCGCCATGGTACACGCCGGCGGCACGCTGATGCGGCGCACGTTGACCGCTGGTGAAAAGCTGCGCGTCGACACCGGCTGCCTGGTGGCCCTGGCGCCGAGCGTCGATTACGACATTCAGTTCGTTGGCGGCATCAAGAACACGCTCTTCGGCGGCGAGGGCTTGTTTTTCGTAACACTCACGGGACCAGGCGACATCTGGCTGCAATCGCTCCCCTTCTCGCGCCTGGCCGGCCGCGTTTTGGCCGCGGCGCCCGAGCGCGGCGGCGGCCGGGACGAAGGCTCGGTCCTTGGTGGCCTGGGACGGCTCTTGGACGGCGATAACCGTTAA
- a CDS encoding DUF1697 domain-containing protein, which yields MKIVALLRGINVGGHRKVPMAALCAAVTKAGFKNPRTYIQSGNLVVDVGKLKPEQASARLEAVVLDTFHFEVPVIVRTAAQWKQYFARSPFQGSAHTRPHLVHLGLAKVPCPKTMVANLARYATRGEKIRVVGDGLWIDFIESVGQSKLTPAVLDRAAGSPVTLRNWNTIQELHRMLGEE from the coding sequence ATGAAAATAGTCGCGCTTCTGCGAGGGATCAATGTCGGCGGCCACCGAAAGGTGCCGATGGCGGCGCTTTGCGCGGCCGTGACCAAGGCGGGCTTTAAGAATCCGCGGACCTATATCCAAAGCGGCAACCTCGTCGTGGACGTCGGCAAATTGAAGCCGGAACAAGCGAGCGCGCGGTTGGAAGCCGTCGTCCTCGACACCTTCCATTTCGAGGTGCCCGTCATCGTCAGAACCGCCGCGCAGTGGAAGCAATATTTTGCGCGGAGCCCTTTCCAGGGCTCCGCTCATACCCGTCCTCATCTGGTGCATTTGGGACTAGCCAAGGTCCCCTGTCCGAAGACCATGGTTGCGAACCTGGCTCGCTACGCCACCCGAGGAGAAAAAATCCGAGTGGTCGGCGATGGCCTGTGGATCGACTTCATCGAAAGCGTAGGCCAATCGAAATTGACGCCCGCGGTTCTCGACAGGGCGGCCGGATCCCCCGTCACGCTGAGGAATTGGAATACGATCCAAGAGCTGCATCGCATGCTAGGCGAAGAGTAA
- a CDS encoding type II CAAX endopeptidase family protein, which produces MDDALLPPDHFSQPFAADGDTAPEPTVTCWRCHRASPASTAICPYCEAELAPPVLGKRRASASPIAPVCFVFSLLLVVTIVQAGLTFFVDPDARNADAQRLQIMFVAEAIDTAIVIAAWALLGRRIPPFGAGPSRPWVAWCAAPFVLMAALGANVGYHALLRAYINWPGEIDARALPAPDLTLAILAICVQPAIIEELFFRYLSLGALRDSMNIHGAVFVSSVMFGVAHVGSPLSVPVLVLLGFTLGYLRVFSGGLALPMLVHFAHNAAILLAEHLLP; this is translated from the coding sequence ATGGATGACGCGCTTTTGCCGCCGGATCATTTTTCCCAGCCTTTTGCGGCCGACGGCGATACCGCGCCCGAGCCGACGGTCACCTGTTGGCGCTGTCACAGGGCCTCGCCGGCTTCGACGGCCATTTGCCCCTATTGCGAGGCGGAGCTTGCCCCACCCGTTCTCGGCAAGCGGCGCGCAAGCGCTTCGCCCATTGCGCCGGTGTGCTTCGTCTTTTCGCTGCTGCTCGTGGTGACGATCGTGCAAGCGGGTCTTACGTTTTTCGTCGATCCCGATGCCCGCAATGCCGACGCGCAGCGGCTGCAGATCATGTTCGTGGCCGAAGCGATCGACACGGCGATCGTGATCGCGGCCTGGGCTCTGCTGGGGCGCCGGATTCCGCCTTTCGGCGCAGGTCCGTCGCGCCCTTGGGTCGCCTGGTGCGCCGCGCCGTTCGTGCTGATGGCTGCCTTGGGTGCGAATGTCGGGTACCACGCGCTGTTGCGCGCTTACATCAACTGGCCCGGCGAGATCGACGCCCGGGCGCTGCCAGCGCCCGACTTGACACTGGCGATCCTGGCCATCTGCGTCCAGCCGGCCATCATCGAGGAGCTGTTTTTCCGCTACCTTTCCCTTGGCGCTCTGCGCGACAGCATGAACATTCATGGCGCCGTATTCGTCTCGTCGGTGATGTTTGGCGTTGCACACGTCGGCTCGCCTTTGAGCGTCCCCGTCCTGGTGCTGCTGGGATTCACGCTCGGGTACTTGCGCGTCTTCAGCGGTGGGCTGGCCCTGCCGATGCTGGTTCATTTTGCTCATAACGCGGCGATTCTTCTGGCCGAACATTTACTCCCGTGA
- a CDS encoding tetratricopeptide repeat protein, whose amino-acid sequence MASTSPWIIDVTDATFDQEVLARSQELPVVIDFWAPWCGPCRQLGPLLEKLAAEGAGKFLLAKINVDQSPGIAGEMRVSSIPAVFAVRRGQLVNQFVGLLPEPDLRRWLEALEPSPAERSLAEAEALEANDPAAAEAKLHAALEQSPQNRPLRIALARVLAAQDRLDDAEEQIKHLEREGYLENEAEQIKARCQLRQAARLAGDVPTAQAAVAAAPSDPLAQLKLAYALAGDGKYAEALQTALVVVQTDRKGQGDAARQLMVDIFHALGPDDPVVGEYRRKLSSALY is encoded by the coding sequence ATGGCTTCGACTTCGCCTTGGATCATTGACGTCACGGATGCGACCTTCGACCAAGAGGTTCTTGCGCGCTCCCAGGAGCTGCCGGTCGTCATCGACTTCTGGGCCCCCTGGTGCGGTCCTTGCCGGCAGTTGGGACCGCTTCTGGAGAAGCTGGCCGCCGAGGGAGCCGGCAAGTTCCTGCTGGCGAAGATCAATGTCGACCAGTCGCCTGGCATCGCGGGCGAAATGCGCGTCTCGTCGATCCCGGCCGTTTTCGCGGTGCGACGCGGGCAACTGGTGAATCAATTCGTGGGGCTGCTGCCGGAGCCCGATTTGCGGCGCTGGCTGGAAGCCCTGGAGCCGAGCCCCGCCGAGCGATCGCTGGCCGAAGCCGAGGCGCTCGAAGCCAACGATCCGGCCGCGGCCGAGGCGAAATTGCACGCAGCGCTGGAACAATCGCCGCAGAACCGGCCACTGCGAATTGCCCTGGCCCGGGTCCTGGCGGCGCAAGATCGGCTCGACGACGCCGAAGAACAGATCAAGCACTTGGAGCGCGAAGGCTATTTGGAAAACGAGGCCGAGCAGATCAAAGCCCGCTGCCAGTTGCGGCAGGCAGCCCGGCTGGCCGGTGACGTGCCGACGGCACAAGCGGCGGTTGCCGCGGCGCCAAGCGATCCTCTGGCCCAGCTAAAACTGGCCTACGCGTTGGCGGGGGACGGCAAATATGCGGAAGCCTTGCAGACGGCGCTTGTGGTCGTGCAGACGGATCGCAAGGGGCAAGGGGACGCGGCCCGGCAATTGATGGTTGATATCTTCCACGCGTTGGGCCCGGACGATCCGGTCGTCGGCGAGTATCGGCGCAAGCTGTCGTCCGCCTTGTACTAG
- a CDS encoding alpha/beta hydrolase: MTRFVATALLAGLIFGGVLRGAQAEEPPQLLLWPEGAPGAVGSEDTDKPCVWLHRPPAEKAGGGAVIVCPGGGYGHLAMTYEGHEVADWFNEYGVTGFVLRYRLAPRYHHPAPISDAQRAIRLVRSRAKEWGIDPARIGIMGFSAGGHLASTAATHFDDGKSDAADPIDRVSCRPDFAILAYPVITLTGEYAHGGSRENLLGKNPPPDLVASLCNQNQVTSRTPPTFLFHTAADKPVPPENSIMFFQALRKANVPGEMHIYQEGPHGVGLARNNPVLSTWPECLATWLEERGVLKKKE, encoded by the coding sequence ATGACGCGTTTCGTCGCTACGGCACTACTCGCAGGTTTAATCTTCGGCGGAGTTCTGCGCGGCGCGCAGGCCGAGGAACCGCCGCAATTACTTCTCTGGCCCGAGGGCGCGCCGGGCGCGGTCGGCAGCGAAGACACCGATAAGCCCTGCGTGTGGCTGCATCGGCCGCCAGCCGAAAAAGCGGGCGGCGGCGCCGTGATCGTCTGCCCCGGCGGAGGCTACGGTCACCTGGCCATGACGTACGAGGGGCACGAAGTCGCCGACTGGTTCAACGAGTATGGCGTCACGGGCTTCGTCCTGCGTTATCGCCTCGCTCCCCGGTACCATCACCCGGCGCCGATATCGGACGCCCAACGTGCCATTCGCCTGGTGCGCTCCCGCGCCAAAGAGTGGGGGATCGATCCGGCGCGGATTGGCATCATGGGCTTTTCGGCAGGTGGGCACCTGGCTTCGACCGCGGCCACGCATTTCGACGATGGCAAATCAGACGCTGCGGACCCGATCGACCGCGTGAGCTGCCGGCCTGATTTCGCGATCCTGGCTTATCCCGTGATCACGCTGACCGGGGAGTACGCACATGGCGGTTCGCGCGAAAACCTATTGGGCAAGAACCCGCCGCCCGACCTGGTGGCCAGCCTTTGCAATCAAAACCAGGTGACGTCGCGCACTCCGCCGACGTTTCTGTTTCATACCGCGGCCGATAAGCCGGTGCCGCCGGAAAACAGCATCATGTTCTTCCAGGCGCTGCGCAAGGCCAACGTTCCCGGCGAGATGCATATCTACCAGGAGGGACCGCACGGCGTGGGACTGGCGCGCAACAATCCCGTGCTCTCCACCTGGCCCGAATGCCTGGCCACGTGGCTGGAAGAGCGCGGCGTGCTGAAGAAGAAGGAGTAG